Below is a window of Entelurus aequoreus isolate RoL-2023_Sb linkage group LG07, RoL_Eaeq_v1.1, whole genome shotgun sequence DNA.
TGCAATATTTAAAATGTAGTTGCGTAAAGATAGTGGTTGACCTACCTTTATTTACAATAAGACATTTGCAGTtgtaataacttttttaaatgtaaaaactgGTCTACCTCATCAGAAGATGTTGTTTGCAAACAGAACTAAGAAGAAACACTTTCCGTTTAATAATTCTGGAAGCTATAACAATTTTTTTCTAAAACTTGGCCGACAAAATTATAATATATTTACCTTGAGCATCACAGGGTTACCTTTATTTTCTAGCCATATTGATATTGCACAGTGCTGTTACTCATTCATTCTGTCTTTCTTTTTAGTCTGAAATTGGTTTTGGGAAGCTCGAGACCTACATCAAACTGGACAAATTAGGAGAGGTGAGATGATTTGAGAACATTGCCCAACATAGCCTGTAAAGTACTGTACATATAGTAGACCTTTTTGATATCAAATGTACTTTTCTTGCCAGGGAACATATGCTACAGTTTTTAAGGGGAGAAGCAAGCTAACAGACAACTTGGTGGCTTTAAAAGAGATCCGCCTGGAGCACGAAGAGGGAGCGCCGTGCACAGCTATCAGAGAAGGTTTAATGCTACCGTCAGCGTGATTGCTTTAACAGCTGAGTTTGCTGTTTGGGTTTGACTGACACGCTCTCTTGTCTCTGTCTTGTAGTGTCTCTATTGAAAGACTTGAAGCACGCCAATATTGTCACTCTCCATGACATTATCCACACTGACAAGTGCCTGACACTTGTGTTTGAATACCTGGTGAGTGCCCGTGACTGTATATGCATACAGTGCTATACTAATGGAACACTAAGCTAAATATTAACATTCGATCGTGTTTGTGCCATCAGGAGAAAGATCTGAAGCAGTACATGGATGACTGTGGGAGCATAATGAGTGTACAAAATGTCAAGGTAAGCCATGCTAATTAATGTGATTAGAGATGTGAAGCGCTCCGAAGTTCAATGAGATCATATTCTTACTATGTCCTCGACAGATCTTTTTATTTCAGCTGTTACGAGGTTTGGCTTACTGCCACAGAAGAAAGGTCCTTCACAGAGATCTCAAACCTCAGAACCTACTCATCAACGAGAAGGGAGAGCTGAAACTAGCAGACTTTGGTACAGCCATGCTTTAATTCAATATGTTTTTTGATtacttactgtattttccggactataaagcgcacttaaaatcattttttttcctcaaaacttgactgtacgccttataacccggtgcgcctaatgtaaggaataagtttggttgagcttacccacctcgaagcaattttatttggtacatggtgtaatgataagtgtgaccagtagatggcagtcaaatataagaaataagtgtaggctgcaccgtttgaggtgcttcaacatacgagtattattatggtgttatggtgtgtatataaggtgagacatattatctgacgttttaattcgcaatattatgcaaaagcaacttttttaccttctggtacctgctgatctgtgtttgggatctgcatgaatcctgaaaaattgcgcgtgtccgcctttgtagtccgtgccgactgcgtagtcaataagcttcttctttttctctatcttcttgttatcggacattcatcctcagctgttgccatttctaatataaattagtgtaaagttcttacttatgtctgtcagtaaactcgccatgaaagcgctaaaacttaccagtgtagtgagtttacataattcacccaaggagctttagttattagagttctggtcggacggtttttcatggggcACATtaccggtgttgttgtttccggatgaggagatgcttctctgttattgatttaagtaaagtctgaatgtcattaaaacagttagctccatcttttgacacttcttccactcccgtccttgcacgctacactgctacaacaaagatggcggggagaagacgctgccgaaagtgagccacgtaaataagaccgcctacaaaacggcgcatccgtaagcgactgtcagaaagcggcttgaagatgatctgtaaaacatcacatatgcaacattttgaccaaagaaccaccattacatgttatgtagacaacaaggaagtgttttcaatttagaaaatgttttataataatatgactcctttaatgcgttatgtaatccggtgcgccttatatatgaaaaaagatttaaaaaaatagaccattcatcagcagtgcgccttataatccggtgcgccttatggtctggaaaatatggtattttttaaaaaaaaacaattacataattcagagatatttacatttttattttgcttTCAACCTATTATATAACAGTTGTGATTAGAAATGGGTATCGAGAGTGAACCCATTGTTTCGATTCCTGGGAATTGTGGGATTCCTATTGGTGTGCATGACGTCACTATGCACGGCGGCACAAAAGCTCGAAAGTTATTCACGAGAAAAGATGACAACAAGGCAACTTGGAATACTTGCAAAGTGTATATTCCATCAAAGGGAGGAAATACTACCAGAAACATTAGTGCGCACAGCATGAGATAACTTTGGATGACTCAAGCAGCAGCGACGGCAACGTCAGCACATTGTCTTCTGTTAATACTGCAGGGAACTACCTAACAAACACTGCCTATCATGTTAGCGCTTCGTTCTAAAAACCTGCTTTTATTAActgtaaatatataattatgtacatgttttgctttaagatggtattttaaacttgagGTGCATCGATGATAAGaacgtttgtcgctgcaatactaaCTAGTTACTTTAGTTTTATCTACAGTTCTGTTTTGAAGCAAAATTGGCCGTGTGTATCAATTTGCGCGTTTTCCGGGGTAAGCCTTAACTTGGATGTGATTAATCTTTAATCATATACGATAACGAGATAATCTTTCTTTATTAATGTAGATAgacataaacatgtatatgtatgtatataggactgtgtgtatgtatttatatatttatgtatatactgtgtatatacatgtgtgtatatatatatatatatacctgtatatgtatatatatatatatatatatatatatatgtatatatgtatatatatatatatatatatatatatatatatatatatatatacatacatacatacatacatgtatatatatacatgtatgtgcatttatgtatatatgtatgtatctacagtatatatatgtgtgtgtgtgcatgtgtatatctACAGCGGAGTCACAGTAATTAGTCAGAAAGATTgcgtatctatccatccatccattttctaccgcttgtcccctttggggtcatggggggtgctggagcctatctcagctgcattcgggcagaaggcggggtacaccctggacaagtcgccacctcatcgcagggccaacacagatagacagacaacattcacactcacattcacacactagggccaatttagtgttgccaatcaacctatccccaggtgcatgtctttggaggtgggaggcagctggagtacccggagggaacccacgcagtcaataattttatttttctgcAAAATAATGGTTAATTTTCCTAGTTGATGGTTGCATAATTTTACAATGCACAGTTCTATTGGGCTTGAGTTTCTTGTGTTTGTCGCTGGCTTATGTAGTTTTACTTACTCAGctgattatattttaaaaaatgaaacatGTTTAACATGTACAATTTAATCAATGCTTGCACACACACATCCTCCCCCAACACCACATTTTTAACATGTATTATGCCttttaagaagaaaaacaaacttgTAGATAAGACATAGTAATGGAAATGAAAACAGTACAATTACATGTAGCACTATTAACTACAGTAGtttaatgaagtaatgtaataataatgtacagcatttaccttggagagtggacttataCCCTATGTCCTCCCAGCTGATGCAGATATTATTTGAACGTCCTTTGCTGgagttatcgactcattctgctttagGATGGTGCAGAATAGCAGTGCTACGCTCACACCAAGTTAGCTACACGCTCAGTCAAGTTTTTGTTGATTTCTGTTGACAGTATTTTAGCGTATTAAAGATTTGTCCTAGATTGTTAACTACTGTAATTCAATATATTTGCAATTGTGTGCTTGCTTTCCTTCTTTAACTAAGGTTTGGCACGGGCCAAGTCCGTCCCCACAAAGACCTACTCCAATGAAGTAGTGACATTATGGTACCGACCTCCAGATGTGCTTCTGGGCTCCACTGAGTACTCTACGCCCATAGATATGTGGTGAGCAAAAACACATAAAAACTGGAATCGCAGGTTTTTGTTctaagttttttttataaatctaaAATGTTTGTGACATTAAAGTACTTACTGGAAAATATTAGAAGTGAGTGGTTTGGATGCTGTTTAattatggagggtcaaatgggacaaaatgtattaaataaataaatctttaaataattaataaatgtgtcattaaatcaTTGTAATTGGTAGACATATGTCTTATTAAATGTGCCAATTAAGGTATTTAACGGAAATTTacatttagttatttaaaaatgtaattcattttttcaacatttaaattattatttaataattcaATTATTCTTGCCGGCGgcgtggctccgatggtagggcgGCTGTCCAGGAGCTAGCCATTCTatccactgccgttgtgtccttgggcaagacacttcacccaccttgcttccAGTGCTGCACACACTTGTGTATGAATGTTTAGTGGTGGTTGGAGAGGCCGTAAGatcaaattggcagccacgtttccgtcaatttaccccagggcagctttggctacaaatgtagcttaaatattctagaaaagcgctatataaatctcctCATTAGCCACCATGTTTTGAAAGGCTTTCAAGCTTCGGACCAAAGCAATTATTTAGATTTAATGGCTGAGTTTGACGGATGAAATATTCATGAAGCGCTGACACACAtgttcatgaaataattaattaaatcgtgaaataatgaagtcaataattaataaaaattattaaataattcaTTGATATTAAAATAATTGACTAAATGATTAGAAATAATTAAGTGTACTTTTACATAAAACACATTgaataacacatttatgtatttaatataaaTTCTAattaacaaaacatttaaataattatttaaagctGTATTTATTAAATGTTCTCCCATTTGACCTTTCGTTATTTATAAAGTTGTCATTGAAATTGagaaaataatatatgtatttgaAGGGACTTGGGAGAAGTCCCACTAAAGGGCCTCAGGTTGCAGCTGTATATTCCTTTGAGAGTTCTGTGCCCatcaatgtacagtatatgacctACTCTCAGGTTATGTAGCAATAAGGTGTTACATTATGAATTACAATCAATagaaacagtgtacattttgcgCTGGGCACACTTTAGTATGAATTAATGTGTGTATTATTCATTCTGCTGAATATTTGTCACTGCAGGGGTGTGGGCTGCATCTTTTATGAGATGATCACAGGCAGGCCTCTCTTTCCTGGATCCACTGTGGAGGATGAATTGCACCTCATATTCCGCATCCTCGGTGAGACAAGGAGCATTTCAGgctgaaaatacttatttttgtcACCCTATGCCCACATAAATACCTGATACAAATATTAATGAGTTTTGCCTTTTATTGTCAAACGTACAGtacagggcctgatttactaagatctaaataTATTGCGCTAAACAGCGTATGCAATCTATAAAAtggcgtgtactattagtgggcgtgttgcgtgcgatTGATTAATATTGCCTGTACAATTGTCGAAATGGGTGCAGACCGCCTTCTTTAAATGAGGATTCTGCGTGTACTATATGGagcatcaccacggagacactctcatttgtgggctctgtaccgaggatgtcgttgtggcttgtacagccctttgagacacttgtgatttagggctatataaataaacattgattgattgattgatttactgcacattcatgttatgctcttttacctgtggcgttttgctatgttttcaaacaagtaggagacatgtaccactttttatgggcattttagaagcagtccagctagtgcatctacaatgaaaccacatttttatttattttttacagttgtAAAGAGGCTGCATTTACTCCtcaaaacgcaaaaaaaatgcatacttaaagaattgttttcatataaaaaatattttgataatatatattctatgtagGGAAAAAAGGAccgtcattaaaaaaaactaaaggacaccaaaacgcatcaattgaatttgttttaatcagccattGAAGTCCTTTagtagctataaaattataaaataatgttgctgaatagacgatatgtcaattaattcttatttttaaccGTCCAAAACGTTGACACACACACGTTGGACGGAGGATTCTCTTCTGTCCATTGTTTGTTTGTGCAGCGTGAGCACTGATTCTGCAGCCGCGTGTGgagctgtcagtttgcacgtctttCCGACgcatgctaaataaaacgcaaaatagtgcaacgcaaaacggtgatgagtgttgataaattacATTGCACGTGCTTAATAATTATATTGGCATCTTCTCTCTTTATGattagcatatattttgcatattagtgaagtggattatatttatatagcgcttttctctggtaactcaaagccctttacattgtgaaacccattatctacatctttaagttacatttaaaccagtgtaggtggcactaggagcaggtgggtaaagtgtcttgcccaaggactacGATAGTgggagcgggaatcgaacctagaaccctcaaaTTTCTGGCACAGACGCTTTACCACCCGAGccacgcaaaatggattgcacgccttatattgctcacttaacagacgcaatccagtttgcacatgtttagtagatcagctttgcatgtgctatcaggtttgcacgtgttttagtacgcgcaaacttttagtaaatcaggcccagagTGTATGTTTACCACCAAATGGCTAATAAACTAAACTGTCAAATCATCTAGGCACCCCGACAGAAGAAACTTGGCCTGGCATCACCACCAGTGAAGAGTTTAAAACCTACAATTTCCCTCGATACAACGCAGAGCCACTTGTTAACCACGCTCCCAGGTATATATTGTAATGTACACTTATTGTTGTCTTTGTAAAACCAAGATTGCTGATGCACTGTATCGTATTAGATTGTGCAGATGTCCCTAATTAAGTTTCCAGTGAGTGTAGTTCCTACATTGTAGAGATTGCAGGAATGCCGCAGCGCTCAATTAAAATTTATATCAGTATTTTATCTCAGTGACCTCTCCCCTCTGTTCTTTGCTGACATTTAGGATAGACAACGATGGTCATGACTTGCTTTCACTCCTTCTGCAGGTAATCAACATTACACCTTTCAAGTAAAAATTGATTTACAGTACCTACATATAAATACACTACTAATTGATTTCATGTCTCTTTGTGATTCTAGTTTGAGGCAAAAAAGAGAGTTTCCGCAGAGGATGCTCTGAGGCATGCATATTTCCGTACTCTGGGCGAGCAGGTTCAAACGCTGGCTGACAGTGAGTTAACTACTCCTAGAAATTCCCACTCAAACATGCGTACATTGCCCTGTCTCACTTCCTGTCTTTTGTTTTTAGCTGCATCTATTTTCTCTATAAAAGGCATTCAGCTACAGAAAGACCCAGGGAAGAGATCCTCAGTCTACCCGGAGTCAAGTAAGTCTCTTAAGACGGGAAACTAGAAAAGAAAGACAAACAATGAGGACACCTGAGTGGGAATATGACAAGGATAGGCCTCCTttctctttttctctttcttccTTTCTGCTCTGTTATGTCTTACATGCTGCTGTGTGGTCATGGTCGTGCAGCGTGCTTTGTCCTAGTCTATCACTTTTATGTTTCCTTATGAAATTATGAACAGCAATTGCTCAAACTAAATCTGATTGTTCTTGTTTTGCTTTAACTTGATGCCAAACATACAGCTTGGATCTGATCCAGACAAAAATTGTTTTAACATTGCAGTTTCTCACAATGCATTTTAGACAAATCGGTAGAAATAGGATTTGTTTGCATATGATGACAGAAATGTAATGATTTCATGATTTCAATTTAATGAAAAAGACATAAATGGAAGAATACGGCccccttttttaaaaacaaaattgcTTCATACCTCAAATACTTAAGCAGGAACATGCACACAAACAAACCAACAAATTCacagtgtcagtgtgtgtttgtgtatttctTTCTGCCTCTGCTGTCTTGTCCTTACAAActgtcttcttctttttctctgcaCCCATTCACTCCTCTATTGCAATGTTCATCTTTTCCTAAATACTTTCTGTCTCCTTTGTGCTCCCTACTCCGCATACTTCTTTATTCCCGACCCCCAACTCTAAAAAGCGATGGCCCATAAACTAGGCTCTGCACCCTCGCAGTACTTCCAGAGAGAAGCGGCCAATCCCAGGCCTCAGAGTCACAATCTGTCCTCAACTTCGACTGGCTGAGTGGTTGCTACCATTCTGGTAAATACGGTTTCTTTCACTCTGTCTGTATCCTTTTTTTTCTATTTCGCTGTCACCTTGCCCCTTTCTTCTCTTCAGTTCAAATTCTGCTATCTTTGTTGTAATGCCGCTTTGTTTATGTGTCTCCTGTTGGTTCAAGTCAAATAAGGCTTCACTTCTTGCATTCTCACCTGTTTAAAATCATATACATACTCTCATGTTCTCCTTACTATTGTCTTTCTCTTCCCTCAGCACCACTAGTTTTCCCTCACACTTCATGCCCTGCACCCACATGCCTCATCTCAACTTTCACTTACCCCATCCTCTTTTTCTAAGAGCAAACCTGCTACCAATCTTTCTGTCAGGGAAGAAAAGAGGGGAATATGAGGGAGAGTCATTTGATACTCTTTTTATTTGCAGTCTTCTCTAGGTTTCTCCATTGAGAGATGTAGTTTTTGTTGATCCTCTAGGTAAGGCACTGAAGTGGTGTGTCTTTATTATTAGCATGCATGCTTTGTTGCAGTGTTTGACTTAAACTGGTGAGTATGCAGTCATATCTAAAATATGTCAATACTCCTTGGTGTATCTCTTAAAAAAGGAGGAACATTGGGTTGTCTGTGCTATTATTTTATGTCTGATAAATACACCACATTGTGGTGCTGTTCTTAATCTCAAAGTTTGAACTGGTAAATTGGACTGTGTTAAAATTTCAAGAATTATCACAAAATTCGGTACAACTCTAAGGAGTCTGATATGGTGTCAAACAGTGCTAAAACTCTTGCGCATAAAAACTCACTCATTTGTGCACGCAGACTTATTTTGTACCTGCACTGTGTGCGCGTTTGCATTGTCTTTTTGCTTGCTCGCGAACTCTGTTTGCAA
It encodes the following:
- the LOC133653931 gene encoding cyclin-dependent kinase 17-like isoform X1, which gives rise to MDRMKIIKRRLSMSLRSARPVDDSLSELAEQMALDEPPTARDNEPMVVCTMHPPASHSAPSFLRQYASHLGRTALRRELGGGLERDKAYLSLHRTGSLGIVHENVKMGSDGESDQASGTSSDEVQSPVRVRMRNNNHRRISNEDINKRLSLPADIRLPEGYLEKFAMNSPPFDKPMSRRLRRASLSEIGFGKLETYIKLDKLGEGTYATVFKGRSKLTDNLVALKEIRLEHEEGAPCTAIREVSLLKDLKHANIVTLHDIIHTDKCLTLVFEYLEKDLKQYMDDCGSIMSVQNVKIFLFQLLRGLAYCHRRKVLHRDLKPQNLLINEKGELKLADFGLARAKSVPTKTYSNEVVTLWYRPPDVLLGSTEYSTPIDMWGVGCIFYEMITGRPLFPGSTVEDELHLIFRILGTPTEETWPGITTSEEFKTYNFPRYNAEPLVNHAPRIDNDGHDLLSLLLQFEAKKRVSAEDALRHAYFRTLGEQVQTLADTASIFSIKGIQLQKDPGKRSSVYPESTMAHKLGSAPSQYFQREAANPRPQSHNLSSTSTG
- the LOC133653931 gene encoding cyclin-dependent kinase 16-like isoform X3, which encodes MDISGNSKGCPTSGPRLEDPRIVEVRMGERDPPLRMSPFRMLRVLDSCRPPGSRIGIVHENVKMGSDGESDQASGTSSDEVQSPVRVRMRNNNHRRISNEDINKRLSLPADIRLPEGYLEKFAMNSPPFDKPMSRRLRRASLSEIGFGKLETYIKLDKLGEGTYATVFKGRSKLTDNLVALKEIRLEHEEGAPCTAIREVSLLKDLKHANIVTLHDIIHTDKCLTLVFEYLEKDLKQYMDDCGSIMSVQNVKIFLFQLLRGLAYCHRRKVLHRDLKPQNLLINEKGELKLADFGLARAKSVPTKTYSNEVVTLWYRPPDVLLGSTEYSTPIDMWGVGCIFYEMITGRPLFPGSTVEDELHLIFRILGTPTEETWPGITTSEEFKTYNFPRYNAEPLVNHAPRIDNDGHDLLSLLLQFEAKKRVSAEDALRHAYFRTLGEQVQTLADTASIFSIKGIQLQKDPGKRSSVYPESTMAHKLGSAPSQYFQREAANPRPQSHNLSSTSTG
- the LOC133653931 gene encoding cyclin-dependent kinase 17-like isoform X2, coding for MDRMKIIKRRLSMSLRSARPVDDSLSELAEQMALDEPPTARDNEPMVVCTMHPPASHSAPSFLRQYASHLGRTALRRELGGGLERDKAYLSLHRTGSLGIVHENVKMGSDGESDQASGTSSDEVQSPVRVRMRNNNHRRISNEDINKRLSLPADIRLPEGYLEKFAMNSPPFDKPMSRRLRRASLSEIGFGKLETYIKLDKLGEGTYATVFKGRSKLTDNLVALKEIRLEHEEGAPCTAIREVSLLKDLKHANIVTLHDIIHTDKCLTLVFEYLEKDLKQYMDDCGSIMSVQNVKIFLFQLLRGLAYCHRRKVLHRDLKPQNLLINEKGELKLADFGLARAKSVPTKTYSNEVVTLWYRPPDVLLGSTEYSTPIDMWGVGCIFYEMITGRPLFPGSTVEDELHLIFRILGTPTEETWPGITTSEEFKTYNFPRYNAEPLVNHAPRIDNDGHDLLSLLLQFEAKKRVSAEDALRHAYFRTLGEQVQTLADTASIFSIKGIQLQKDPGKRSSVYPESTQGKSRRQSVLF
- the LOC133653931 gene encoding cyclin-dependent kinase 17-like isoform X4, which gives rise to MDRMKIIKRRLSMSLRSARPVDDSLSELAEQMALDEPPTARDNGIVHENVKMGSDGESDQASGTSSDEVQSPVRVRMRNNNHRRISNEDINKRLSLPADIRLPEGYLEKFAMNSPPFDKPMSRRLRRASLSEIGFGKLETYIKLDKLGEGTYATVFKGRSKLTDNLVALKEIRLEHEEGAPCTAIREVSLLKDLKHANIVTLHDIIHTDKCLTLVFEYLEKDLKQYMDDCGSIMSVQNVKIFLFQLLRGLAYCHRRKVLHRDLKPQNLLINEKGELKLADFGLARAKSVPTKTYSNEVVTLWYRPPDVLLGSTEYSTPIDMWGVGCIFYEMITGRPLFPGSTVEDELHLIFRILGTPTEETWPGITTSEEFKTYNFPRYNAEPLVNHAPRIDNDGHDLLSLLLQFEAKKRVSAEDALRHAYFRTLGEQVQTLADTASIFSIKGIQLQKDPGKRSSVYPESTMAHKLGSAPSQYFQREAANPRPQSHNLSSTSTG